A portion of the Acidobacteriaceae bacterium genome contains these proteins:
- the yidC gene encoding membrane protein insertase YidC, with the protein MPEFRNPNQAGGGSQDNRGFLVMMIVMIGMIAGLQFWRAKHNPQTATPADSAAVAPASPVSNGTSAAAAPVMAALPASPENVQASAETTTVVENELYKITFSNRGGEVRSWILKRYKDNDGSPLDLVHEGAAKLYGYPLSLYTYEPAVTQQLASGLYVASATGTLQAPASLSFKYSAGGLQVTKTFTFGADYLIHADTQVLRNGVPIAAPLAWPAGFGDMADALGYAQATIDTSANGKSDHIAFKKVSGGSTLPGPWDYLGVADQYFGAVFLPDQVDDATLVTLSHAIDINKVERHTGLGTGAASKSKKPIQVPVIGAAIGSKGGHVETRIFVGPKDWAVLSAIKTSNGHKLTSVIDFGFWGYLSQGLFLGMRAVHSWITPATAVAGNWGWGWAIVIFTVLINLIMLPLRIKGMKGMLKMQRIQPEIDAIKARHGNPGPTDPKAGKMNAEVMEFQKKEGVSMFGGCVPTLVTLPLLFAMLTMMQRVVELRHASFFWIHDLSAGDPWHVLPIVLALSSFLVQFYTPSPGVDPAQARMMAFTMPLFSLYMTWNYASGLALYWNVGNFIMIAQQMIMNRTEMGKEMREIAAKRFQLKNAKKGKVIQGKAPGRR; encoded by the coding sequence TTGCCCGAGTTTCGCAATCCCAACCAGGCCGGCGGCGGTTCTCAGGACAACCGCGGTTTCCTGGTGATGATGATCGTCATGATCGGCATGATCGCCGGTCTGCAGTTCTGGCGCGCCAAGCACAACCCGCAGACGGCGACTCCTGCCGATAGCGCTGCCGTTGCGCCCGCATCCCCCGTCTCCAACGGAACCTCGGCAGCAGCCGCGCCGGTTATGGCCGCACTTCCGGCATCGCCCGAGAACGTGCAGGCATCGGCTGAAACCACCACCGTTGTTGAGAATGAGCTCTACAAAATCACCTTCTCCAACCGTGGCGGCGAGGTTCGCTCCTGGATTCTGAAGCGCTATAAGGACAACGACGGCTCGCCGCTCGATCTCGTCCACGAAGGCGCAGCCAAGCTCTACGGCTACCCCCTCTCGCTCTACACCTATGAGCCTGCGGTCACGCAGCAGCTCGCTTCCGGCCTCTACGTCGCCTCCGCGACGGGTACGCTGCAGGCACCGGCTTCGCTCAGCTTCAAGTACTCCGCGGGCGGTCTGCAGGTCACCAAGACCTTCACCTTTGGCGCCGACTACCTGATCCACGCCGACACGCAGGTCCTGCGCAACGGTGTGCCGATTGCCGCCCCGCTGGCATGGCCAGCAGGCTTTGGCGACATGGCCGATGCGCTTGGCTACGCCCAGGCCACCATCGACACCTCTGCCAACGGCAAGAGCGACCACATCGCCTTCAAGAAAGTCTCCGGCGGTTCCACACTGCCCGGTCCGTGGGATTACCTCGGCGTAGCCGACCAGTACTTCGGCGCGGTCTTCCTTCCTGACCAGGTCGACGATGCCACGCTCGTCACGCTCTCGCACGCGATCGACATCAACAAGGTCGAGCGCCACACCGGCCTCGGTACGGGTGCCGCCAGCAAGAGCAAGAAGCCTATCCAGGTCCCGGTCATCGGTGCCGCCATCGGCTCCAAGGGCGGCCACGTTGAGACCCGCATCTTCGTCGGTCCGAAGGACTGGGCCGTTCTCTCGGCGATCAAGACGAGCAACGGCCACAAGCTGACCTCAGTCATCGACTTCGGCTTCTGGGGCTACCTCTCGCAGGGCCTATTCCTGGGTATGCGAGCGGTCCATTCGTGGATCACGCCCGCCACCGCAGTCGCCGGTAACTGGGGCTGGGGATGGGCGATCGTCATCTTCACCGTTCTGATCAACCTCATCATGCTTCCGCTGCGTATTAAGGGCATGAAGGGCATGTTGAAGATGCAGCGCATTCAGCCGGAGATCGACGCCATCAAGGCACGGCACGGCAACCCCGGCCCGACCGATCCCAAGGCCGGCAAGATGAACGCCGAGGTCATGGAGTTCCAGAAGAAGGAAGGCGTTTCGATGTTCGGCGGCTGCGTGCCGACGCTCGTCACCCTGCCGCTCCTCTTCGCGATGCTCACCATGATGCAGCGCGTCGTTGAACTGCGCCACGCCAGCTTCTTCTGGATCCACGATCTTTCGGCGGGCGACCCCTGGCACGTTCTTCCGATCGTGCTCGCGCTCAGCTCGTTCCTGGTGCAGTTCTACACGCCGAGCCCGGGTGTCGATCCGGCCCAGGCGCGCATGATGGCCTTCACCATGCCGCTCTTCTCGCTCTACATGACGTGGAATTACGCATCGGGTCTGGCACTCTACTGGAACGTCGGCAACTTCATCATGATCGCGCAGCAGATGATCATGAATCGCACCGAAATGGGTAAAGAAATGCGAGAGATAGCGGCCAAACGCTTCCAGTTGAAGAACGCGAAGAAGGGTAAGGTCATTCAGGGCAAAGCGCCAGGTCGGCGCTAA
- the yidD gene encoding membrane protein insertion efficiency factor YidD, whose product MAPDSLNPAVIPPAATKQTSRERYAGLLFSAYKHTLSPFLAAFGQSNCLYLPTCSEYAYAAIVKHGWPKGSWLALRRLSRCHPFCKGGHDPVP is encoded by the coding sequence ATGGCCCCCGACAGCCTCAACCCGGCAGTCATTCCGCCCGCGGCAACAAAGCAGACGAGCCGTGAGCGTTACGCAGGTCTGCTTTTTTCGGCCTACAAACACACGCTTTCGCCATTTCTAGCTGCCTTCGGCCAATCCAACTGCCTCTATCTGCCCACCTGCTCCGAGTACGCCTACGCCGCCATCGTCAAACACGGCTGGCCGAAGGGTTCCTGGCTGGCCCTGCGCCGCCTTTCACGCTGCCACCCTTTCTGCAAGGGCGGCCATGATCCCGTGCCGTAA
- the rnpA gene encoding ribonuclease P protein component: MPLTHRLRKHADYQRAYTAAGRKQWGKQFAYFAAARAPETRSETAGPRVGLTVPKALGGAVDRNRIKRRVREIVRTHIALLEGLPVDVILHPKRSVLEADFLVLSREIAMIFRGVAARTNGSKPSQNTESASN; the protein is encoded by the coding sequence TTGCCTCTCACACATCGACTCCGCAAACACGCCGACTACCAGCGCGCCTATACGGCGGCTGGCCGCAAGCAATGGGGAAAGCAGTTTGCCTACTTTGCTGCGGCGCGCGCACCGGAGACGCGTTCTGAGACCGCTGGCCCGCGCGTGGGACTCACCGTGCCCAAGGCACTCGGCGGGGCCGTGGATCGGAACCGCATCAAGCGGCGCGTGCGCGAGATCGTCCGCACCCACATCGCCCTGCTCGAAGGCCTGCCCGTCGACGTGATTCTGCATCCGAAGCGTTCGGTGCTTGAGGCAGATTTTCTCGTGCTGAGCAGAGAGATTGCGATGATCTTTCGCGGCGTCGCGGCTCGGACGAACGGCAGCAAGCCCTCACAAAACACCGAATCTGCGTCAAACTAG
- the rpmH gene encoding 50S ribosomal protein L34 — MPKRTFQPNRRRRSKVHGFLTRMKTKAGAAVLSRRRAKGRHKIAVSAGFRD, encoded by the coding sequence ATGCCCAAGCGCACTTTCCAGCCCAACCGCCGCCGTCGTAGCAAGGTCCATGGCTTCCTCACCCGCATGAAGACAAAGGCCGGCGCAGCCGTCCTGTCGCGTCGCCGCGCGAAGGGCCGTCACAAGATTGCTGTCTCCGCTGGCTTCCGCGACTAG
- the dnaA gene encoding chromosomal replication initiator protein DnaA — protein MSFVPVPAAVLNQWVRILGALEKKINRQSFETWLKPTRFSHVTDRVLYVRIPAAEFQGVLDRYTDLIMEAVDNLGLELDNVAFQVPPQEPARVVREDGGFAPQSSHSANAPRSGRPGSAMGPGPEQSRFDWNSAAQLNPRYQFDTFVIGSGNQFAHAAAQAVAERPSKAYNPLFLYGGVGMGKTHLMHAIGHHVKLRMPHSSIMYVSGEKFTNEMINSVRYDKMTGFRDRYRNVDVMLIDDIQFLAGKERTQEEFFHTFNALHETNKQIVIASDRPPKELGDFEDRLRSRFEWGLVADIQPPDLETKVAILQRKAELEQTVLPSDVALFIAGNVRTNVRELEGALVRLVAWCSLHGVEITLPTAQQCLKQFIDTQVRKITIEAIQRAVAEQFGMRVAELKQKNNSRQIVVPRQIAMYLAKQMTEASLPEIGRQFGGKHHTTVMHSIAKIDEQRRNDKDLNRTVNKLMETLG, from the coding sequence ATGTCATTTGTTCCGGTTCCCGCAGCCGTTTTGAACCAGTGGGTTCGAATCCTTGGCGCGCTTGAGAAGAAGATCAACCGGCAGAGCTTCGAGACGTGGCTGAAGCCAACGCGCTTTTCGCATGTCACCGATCGTGTTCTGTATGTACGCATTCCCGCCGCAGAGTTTCAGGGCGTTCTGGACCGCTACACCGACCTAATCATGGAGGCGGTGGACAACCTTGGCCTCGAACTGGACAACGTGGCGTTCCAGGTTCCTCCGCAGGAGCCAGCCCGTGTGGTCCGCGAGGATGGCGGATTTGCGCCTCAGTCGTCGCACTCGGCAAACGCTCCGCGTTCGGGCCGTCCCGGCTCGGCGATGGGCCCCGGCCCCGAGCAGTCGCGTTTTGACTGGAACTCGGCCGCCCAGCTCAACCCGCGCTACCAGTTCGACACCTTCGTGATCGGCAGCGGCAACCAGTTTGCCCATGCAGCGGCGCAGGCCGTCGCAGAGCGCCCGTCGAAGGCTTACAACCCGCTCTTCCTCTACGGTGGCGTGGGTATGGGCAAGACGCATCTGATGCACGCGATCGGCCACCATGTGAAGCTGCGCATGCCGCACAGCTCGATCATGTACGTCAGCGGTGAGAAGTTCACCAACGAGATGATTAACTCGGTGCGCTATGACAAGATGACGGGCTTCCGCGATCGCTATCGCAACGTCGACGTCATGCTGATCGACGATATTCAGTTCCTCGCCGGCAAGGAGCGTACGCAGGAAGAGTTCTTCCATACGTTCAACGCGCTGCATGAGACGAACAAGCAGATCGTCATCGCCTCGGACCGCCCTCCGAAGGAGCTTGGCGACTTTGAAGATCGTCTGCGTTCGCGTTTCGAATGGGGTCTGGTTGCGGACATTCAACCACCTGATCTTGAGACGAAGGTTGCGATTCTGCAGCGCAAGGCAGAGCTGGAGCAGACGGTACTGCCGTCGGATGTGGCTTTGTTCATCGCAGGCAACGTGCGTACAAACGTGCGTGAGCTTGAAGGCGCTCTGGTTCGCCTCGTGGCCTGGTGCTCGCTGCACGGCGTAGAGATCACGCTGCCGACGGCACAGCAGTGCCTGAAGCAGTTCATCGACACGCAGGTTCGCAAGATCACGATTGAAGCGATTCAGCGTGCGGTGGCCGAGCAGTTCGGTATGCGCGTGGCGGAGTTGAAGCAGAAGAACAACTCGCGTCAGATCGTGGTGCCGCGCCAGATTGCGATGTACCTGGCCAAGCAGATGACGGAAGCGTCGCTGCCGGAAATCGGCCGCCAGTTCGGTGGCAAGCACCACACGACGGTGATGCACTCGATTGCGAAGATCGATGAACAGCGCCGGAACGACAAGGACCTGAACCGCACGGTAAACAAGCTGATGGAGACGCTTGGTTAG
- a CDS encoding sialate O-acetylesterase: MKLTHALAALLLGSSAFASAQMHLPNTFSDHAVLQRGQPIRVYGWALPGEHVSVTFHQQSVKSTADVYGYWETSLAAEAAGGPYTLTATGDAAGDTPVTRTDILVGDVWIASGQSNMEMPLRGFPSGNAVVKDAEKEITSATHPKIRLLLQTRRGSTYPLDDTDNTWTECTPETIKTFSAVGYFFARELEADQKVPIGVIDTTAGGTPVEAWVSLDAAAEQGFRYDMFDRLAGARLHAQAAAAAGRKARLDAATKAAQDAVPALPRGMNGVDRDQWAVGMLYNGMIAPYTRLAVRGVIWYQGESDASGLMAPEYRYSFPAMIEDWRNQWGEPTLPFLFVQLAGYKGNDSWPVIRDAQRRTEAEHHETGMAVALDVGLNNNIHPPDKQTVAHRLALLAREDVYGEKEDGHSPSLRRTSIEGAGMRVWFDHARHLKSSTPELGDWELQGEDGKFHTATARIERKGDEDTIVVESKDVTQPRAVRYAWMAWATSFVYNDAGLPLGTFTSLGYVARPTAQYVVQP, encoded by the coding sequence ATGAAGCTGACTCATGCGCTGGCTGCGCTCCTGCTGGGTTCCTCTGCGTTTGCCTCCGCACAGATGCACCTGCCGAATACCTTCTCTGACCACGCCGTGCTGCAGCGCGGCCAGCCTATTCGCGTGTATGGCTGGGCGCTGCCGGGGGAGCATGTGAGTGTGACGTTTCATCAGCAGAGCGTGAAGTCTACGGCGGATGTGTACGGCTACTGGGAGACGTCGCTGGCGGCTGAAGCTGCGGGTGGGCCGTACACGCTGACGGCGACGGGCGATGCTGCGGGTGACACGCCGGTTACACGTACCGACATCCTCGTGGGCGATGTCTGGATCGCGAGCGGTCAGTCGAACATGGAGATGCCGCTGCGTGGTTTCCCAAGTGGTAACGCTGTGGTGAAGGATGCGGAGAAGGAGATCACCAGCGCGACGCATCCGAAGATTCGTTTGCTCCTGCAGACGCGGCGTGGATCGACGTACCCTCTGGACGACACGGACAATACCTGGACGGAGTGCACGCCGGAGACGATCAAAACGTTTTCCGCGGTGGGATACTTCTTTGCGCGTGAGTTGGAAGCCGACCAGAAGGTACCGATCGGGGTGATCGACACCACGGCGGGCGGCACGCCGGTGGAGGCGTGGGTGTCGTTGGATGCTGCGGCAGAACAGGGCTTCCGCTATGACATGTTCGATCGGTTGGCTGGTGCTCGTCTGCATGCACAAGCTGCTGCTGCTGCAGGGCGGAAGGCCCGGCTGGATGCGGCGACAAAGGCTGCGCAGGACGCAGTGCCCGCGTTGCCACGCGGGATGAACGGCGTCGATCGCGACCAGTGGGCGGTGGGGATGCTCTACAACGGGATGATCGCGCCGTACACCAGGCTCGCCGTGCGGGGCGTGATCTGGTACCAGGGCGAGAGTGATGCCAGTGGTTTGATGGCGCCGGAGTATCGCTACAGCTTTCCGGCGATGATCGAGGACTGGCGCAACCAGTGGGGCGAGCCGACGCTGCCGTTCCTCTTCGTACAGCTTGCGGGGTATAAGGGCAACGACAGTTGGCCGGTGATACGCGATGCCCAGCGGCGTACCGAGGCGGAGCATCACGAGACGGGCATGGCCGTGGCGCTGGACGTCGGTCTGAACAACAACATTCATCCGCCGGACAAGCAGACCGTTGCTCATCGTCTGGCCTTGCTGGCGCGTGAGGATGTGTACGGCGAGAAGGAGGACGGTCATTCGCCGTCGTTGCGGCGCACGTCGATCGAAGGCGCGGGGATGCGTGTGTGGTTCGATCATGCGCGGCATCTGAAGTCGAGCACGCCGGAGCTGGGTGACTGGGAGCTGCAGGGTGAGGATGGGAAGTTTCATACAGCCACTGCGCGGATCGAGCGCAAGGGCGATGAGGACACGATCGTTGTGGAGTCGAAGGACGTGACGCAGCCGCGTGCCGTGCGCTATGCGTGGATGGCGTGGGCGACGAGCTTCGTCTACAACGACGCAGGGCTGCCGCTGGGGACGTTCACCTCGCTGGGGTATGTGGCGAGACCGACGGCGCAGTACGTCGTGCAACCGTAG
- the ilvA gene encoding threonine ammonia-lyase produces MSAAGNVTRLDVTLDMVRAARERLTNEIFLSPCTHSQTLSGMTGLDIYLKLENLQMTGSFKERGALNRISMLTAEEAARGVVAASAGNHAQGVAYHATRRGIRSVIVMPLTTPLVKVQNTRGFGAEVILHGANYDEAYAEARRFCEAESMTFIHPFDDPLVMAGQGTLGLELLEQIPGLEAVVVPVGGGGIIGGIACAVKETNPAVKVIGVQTALLPSMAAAVEAGHPVTLDPGTTIADGIAVRRAGDVTFPTVSKYVDEIVTVDEDEIALAILTLLEREKTLAEGAGATALAALMQKRTSLAPGTKTAVLVSGGNIDVTLLARIIERGLVQDGRHIRLRITLLDKPGALAELTQIIAAHRVNIVDTLYNRAYYGVNLGDTVIDITMETRGRQQVDELLLALTAAGYKHSRVQ; encoded by the coding sequence ATGTCCGCCGCAGGAAATGTAACTCGTCTCGACGTCACTCTCGACATGGTTCGCGCCGCCCGCGAACGTCTCACCAACGAGATTTTCCTCTCGCCCTGCACGCACTCGCAGACGCTCTCCGGCATGACCGGTCTGGACATTTACCTCAAGCTCGAAAACCTGCAGATGACCGGCAGCTTCAAAGAGCGCGGCGCACTCAACCGCATCTCCATGCTCACGGCGGAGGAGGCCGCTCGCGGCGTCGTCGCCGCCTCTGCAGGAAACCACGCGCAGGGCGTGGCCTACCACGCCACCCGCCGCGGCATTCGCTCCGTCATCGTCATGCCGCTCACCACACCGCTGGTGAAGGTGCAGAACACCCGCGGCTTCGGCGCGGAAGTCATCCTCCACGGTGCCAACTACGATGAGGCCTATGCCGAAGCGCGACGCTTCTGCGAAGCCGAGAGCATGACCTTCATCCACCCGTTCGACGACCCGCTCGTCATGGCCGGGCAGGGGACGCTGGGCCTCGAACTGCTTGAGCAGATCCCGGGGCTCGAGGCCGTCGTCGTCCCCGTGGGCGGCGGAGGCATCATCGGCGGCATCGCCTGCGCGGTGAAGGAAACAAACCCGGCGGTCAAGGTCATCGGCGTACAAACCGCTTTGCTGCCCTCGATGGCGGCAGCTGTCGAAGCCGGCCATCCCGTCACGCTGGACCCCGGCACAACGATCGCCGATGGTATCGCCGTGCGCCGCGCAGGCGACGTCACCTTCCCGACCGTGTCGAAGTACGTCGACGAGATTGTGACCGTCGACGAAGACGAAATCGCCCTCGCGATTCTGACGCTGCTCGAACGCGAGAAGACGCTCGCCGAGGGCGCCGGTGCTACCGCGCTCGCCGCGCTGATGCAGAAGCGCACCAGCCTTGCTCCCGGCACGAAGACCGCTGTCCTCGTCTCCGGAGGCAACATCGACGTCACACTGCTGGCCCGCATTATCGAACGCGGCCTGGTACAGGACGGCCGCCACATCCGCCTGCGCATCACGCTGCTGGACAAGCCCGGTGCGCTCGCCGAACTCACGCAGATCATCGCCGCGCACCGCGTCAACATCGTCGACACGCTCTACAACCGCGCCTACTACGGCGTGAACCTCGGCGACACCGTCATCGACATCACGATGGAGACGCGTGGCCGCCAGCAGGTGGACGAGCTTCTGCTCGCGCTTACGGCAGCAGGCTACAAGCACTCCCGCGTGCAGTAG
- the asnS gene encoding asparagine--tRNA ligase, with product MDSATNIAPITTIAEVGQHVGQPITLRGWLYNLRASGKLLFPIFRDGTGTIQGIVPKAQVSEEVFATLKGLTLESSVVVTGTPRADERAPGGFELDVTDVTVTQAIAEDTPYPITRKEHGVDFLMEHRHLWLRTPRQAAILRVRATIMRAAAEYFDTNGFIRTDPPILTPNACEGTSELFEMDYFENEKAYLTQSGQLYIEATALALGKVYSFGPTFRAEKSKTRRHLTEFWMIEPEVTYLDLDGLMGLAEAFLTHIVTRVLETHRTDLAVIGKDIAKLEAVVAPGEFPKLSYDEAHQMLVDAHAKGLIENAHEYGDDFGSPDETYISNQFDKPVMVHRYPAAVKAFYMQPDPKDPTKALCVDVLAPEGYGEIIGGSQRVDDYDLLKSRIEAHELPMEAFQWYLDLRKYGSVPHSGFGMGIERCVAWICGLEHVRETIPFARTLNRIYP from the coding sequence ATGGATTCCGCAACGAACATCGCACCGATCACAACCATTGCCGAAGTGGGCCAGCACGTCGGCCAGCCCATTACCCTGCGCGGCTGGCTTTACAACCTGCGCGCCTCCGGCAAGCTGCTCTTCCCCATCTTCCGCGACGGAACCGGCACCATTCAGGGCATCGTGCCGAAGGCGCAGGTGAGCGAAGAGGTCTTCGCGACGCTCAAAGGGCTGACGCTTGAGAGCTCTGTCGTCGTGACCGGTACGCCCCGCGCGGATGAGCGCGCACCGGGCGGCTTTGAGCTCGATGTGACGGACGTGACCGTGACGCAGGCGATTGCGGAAGACACTCCTTACCCGATCACGCGCAAGGAGCACGGCGTTGACTTCCTGATGGAGCATCGTCACCTGTGGCTGCGTACACCGCGCCAGGCGGCCATCCTCCGCGTTCGCGCAACGATCATGCGCGCCGCCGCGGAGTACTTCGACACCAACGGCTTCATCCGCACCGACCCGCCTATCCTTACGCCGAACGCCTGCGAAGGCACCAGCGAGCTCTTCGAGATGGATTACTTCGAGAACGAGAAGGCGTACCTGACGCAGAGCGGCCAGCTTTACATCGAGGCCACGGCGCTGGCACTGGGCAAGGTCTACTCCTTCGGCCCGACGTTCCGTGCGGAGAAGTCGAAGACGCGCCGCCATCTGACGGAGTTCTGGATGATCGAGCCGGAGGTGACGTACCTCGACCTCGACGGTCTGATGGGGCTGGCGGAAGCCTTCCTGACGCACATCGTTACGCGCGTGCTGGAGACGCATCGCACGGACCTCGCCGTGATCGGCAAGGACATTGCGAAGCTCGAAGCGGTGGTCGCGCCCGGAGAGTTCCCCAAGCTGAGCTACGACGAAGCGCACCAGATGCTCGTCGACGCTCATGCGAAGGGGCTGATCGAAAACGCGCATGAGTACGGCGATGACTTCGGTTCGCCGGATGAAACGTACATCAGCAACCAGTTCGATAAGCCGGTGATGGTGCATCGTTATCCGGCCGCGGTGAAGGCGTTCTACATGCAGCCCGATCCGAAGGACCCGACAAAGGCGTTGTGCGTGGACGTGCTCGCGCCCGAAGGCTACGGCGAGATCATCGGCGGCTCGCAGCGTGTGGATGACTACGATCTGCTGAAGTCGCGCATTGAGGCGCACGAGCTTCCGATGGAGGCGTTCCAGTGGTATCTCGACCTGCGTAAGTACGGCTCGGTGCCGCACTCCGGCTTCGGCATGGGCATTGAACGCTGTGTGGCGTGGATCTGCGGGCTGGAGCATGTGCGCGAGACGATTCCGTTTGCGCGTACGCTGAATCGGATTTATCCGTAG
- a CDS encoding mechanosensitive ion channel gives MSNQLSARRWWSLVLSLLLVVGAARAFADTAKASPKQEALPASVVQPDPMLHSVTETAPVMLDGKELFKVRGVLSFSPDVRAAAITERLTRVVHDVRFDPKKLEVHDYTNTTDVAAGRLVLTSITNFDAALAGTDRRTLAASEAAKMSAAIAAMRGAYSTRTLLIGGAYALIATLGLVLLLRLMSWLFPRLYRRLESWRGRLIPALRIQQFELLPADRIANALIALSRFLRVALTMLLLYFWASLCLRFFPWTSGYSHVLVAYVTEPVHAAWLAFLAYLPRLFTIAFIIFVAVYVMKFTRVIFTELGKGSIEISGFHPEWAEPTYKLVRVLLLVLTLVVVFPYLPGAKTPAFQGISIFLGVLISLGSSSAVANVVAGVILTYMRAFRMGDRVQIADTVGDVIESSLLVTRIRTIKNVEITIANSQVLGAHIVNYSAPVTKGEGLILHTQVTLGYDNSWPKIHELLTTAALMTENILHEPKPFILQTMLDDFYVHYELNAYTDQPQKMAMTYSVLHRNIHDTFDKAGVEIMSPHVTALRRSEMTVPPERVEKSS, from the coding sequence ATGTCGAATCAACTCTCCGCTCGTCGTTGGTGGTCACTGGTCCTCTCGCTGCTGCTCGTAGTGGGGGCGGCGCGCGCGTTTGCGGATACGGCCAAGGCGTCTCCCAAGCAGGAGGCATTGCCGGCGTCGGTCGTGCAGCCGGACCCGATGCTGCATTCGGTGACCGAAACGGCCCCGGTAATGCTCGATGGCAAAGAGCTCTTCAAGGTTCGTGGTGTCCTTTCGTTTTCGCCTGACGTGCGGGCTGCGGCGATCACCGAGCGGCTCACTCGCGTGGTGCATGATGTTCGCTTCGACCCCAAGAAGCTCGAAGTCCACGACTACACCAACACAACGGATGTCGCTGCTGGCAGGCTGGTGTTGACGAGCATCACGAACTTCGATGCCGCGCTCGCTGGGACGGACCGTCGTACGCTGGCGGCAAGCGAAGCGGCGAAGATGTCGGCAGCGATCGCCGCCATGAGAGGTGCGTACTCGACGCGCACGCTGCTGATCGGCGGAGCCTATGCGCTGATCGCCACGCTGGGCCTGGTGCTGCTGTTGCGCTTGATGAGCTGGCTGTTTCCGCGGCTCTACCGACGGCTGGAGAGCTGGCGTGGCCGCTTGATTCCTGCGCTGCGCATTCAGCAGTTCGAGTTGCTGCCTGCAGATCGCATTGCGAATGCACTGATCGCGTTGTCGCGCTTTCTACGCGTTGCGCTGACGATGCTGCTGCTCTACTTCTGGGCCTCGCTCTGCCTGCGCTTCTTCCCTTGGACCTCGGGCTACTCGCATGTGCTGGTCGCCTATGTCACGGAGCCGGTACACGCGGCCTGGCTGGCGTTCCTGGCCTACCTGCCGCGGTTGTTCACGATTGCGTTCATCATCTTCGTCGCGGTGTACGTGATGAAGTTCACGCGCGTGATCTTTACCGAGTTAGGCAAGGGATCGATTGAGATTAGCGGCTTTCACCCGGAGTGGGCGGAGCCGACGTACAAACTCGTCCGTGTTCTGCTGTTGGTGCTTACGCTGGTCGTGGTCTTTCCGTATCTTCCGGGCGCGAAGACGCCTGCGTTCCAGGGAATTTCGATCTTCCTCGGCGTGCTGATTTCCCTCGGCTCGTCGTCAGCTGTAGCGAACGTTGTGGCGGGCGTCATCCTGACGTACATGCGCGCGTTTCGCATGGGCGACCGTGTACAAATTGCCGATACCGTCGGCGATGTCATCGAGTCTTCGCTGCTGGTGACACGCATTCGTACGATCAAGAACGTCGAGATCACGATTGCGAACTCGCAGGTGCTGGGCGCGCACATTGTGAACTACTCTGCGCCGGTGACGAAGGGCGAGGGCCTGATTCTGCACACGCAGGTGACGCTGGGTTACGACAATTCCTGGCCGAAGATTCACGAGTTGCTGACGACGGCAGCACTGATGACAGAGAACATTCTGCACGAGCCGAAGCCGTTCATCCTGCAAACGATGCTGGATGATTTCTACGTTCACTACGAGCTGAACGCTTACACAGATCAGCCACAAAAGATGGCGATGACATACTCCGTGTTGCATCGCAACATCCACGACACGTTTGATAAGGCTGGTGTCGAGATTATGTCGCCGCATGTAACGGCGTTGCGGCGGAGCGAGATGACTGTGCCGCCGGAGCGAGTCGAGAAGAGCAGCTAA
- a CDS encoding glycosyltransferase family A protein — MRLSFVIPAYNEEASLGGCLESILEQTRQLETPVEILVVNNASTDATREVAMRYPGVQVVDEPRKGLTYARQAGFAVATGELVANVDSDSRLTPGWCDRVLRAFANDAKLVCVSGPLIYYDLPTRQRAMVRVFYLLAFTTYAINRWLLRVGSMVQGGNFVVTRQALLEIGGFDTSIAFYGEDTDIARRMSRVGRVKFTLSQPMFSSGRRLRHEGVMTMASRYTANYLSTIFLKRPVTDEYVDIREAVQVAE; from the coding sequence ATGCGACTGAGCTTTGTGATCCCTGCGTATAACGAAGAGGCTTCGCTGGGCGGTTGCCTCGAGTCGATTCTGGAGCAGACACGGCAGCTTGAGACGCCGGTCGAGATCCTCGTGGTGAACAATGCGTCGACCGACGCGACGCGCGAAGTCGCGATGCGCTACCCCGGCGTGCAGGTCGTCGATGAGCCGCGCAAGGGACTGACGTATGCGCGCCAGGCAGGCTTCGCCGTCGCGACAGGAGAGCTCGTTGCCAACGTCGATTCGGACTCGCGGCTCACGCCCGGATGGTGCGATCGTGTGCTGCGTGCCTTTGCGAACGACGCAAAGCTTGTGTGTGTCTCCGGGCCGCTGATCTACTACGATCTTCCGACGCGTCAGCGTGCCATGGTGCGGGTCTTCTATCTGCTCGCGTTCACGACGTATGCGATCAACCGCTGGCTGCTGCGCGTGGGGTCAATGGTGCAGGGCGGAAATTTTGTCGTTACGCGGCAGGCGCTGCTGGAGATCGGCGGCTTCGATACAAGCATTGCCTTCTATGGCGAAGACACGGACATTGCACGCAGAATGTCGCGGGTTGGGCGAGTGAAGTTCACGTTGTCGCAGCCGATGTTTTCCTCGGGCCGCAGACTTCGCCACGAAGGCGTGATGACGATGGCTTCGCGCTACACCGCGAACTATCTGTCGACGATCTTCCTGAAGCGGCCGGTCACGGACGAGTACGTCGACATTCGTGAAGCCGTCCAGGTGGCCGAGTAA